One Spodoptera frugiperda isolate SF20-4 chromosome 30, AGI-APGP_CSIRO_Sfru_2.0, whole genome shotgun sequence genomic window carries:
- the LOC118269544 gene encoding microtubule-associated protein tau isoform X2: MDANRAPTEARPLSSGLAGQEAPVSTQPQPPVRPLNRQDSRSAFPQQSPRPAAPLSQPRPQFQPGGPVTTTPQFAPRVGAPVARGPAPATTGPPGAQQVRPAPPTVRPFGPQSIAPQQGPRPIQSPTGQPLQRAPPPNNLQFGPRQPPLVGATTPDGGRPQIAGQQPNGTIRNGAPPAPGVQRQPSQGSLKGLDISNTYQTKSANLDNQNISSENPNVPKAENGIEGPGVAKGRSYSIAAAPGAPSPLKAEDDRRKSVSAIGGRIDEFISRSPGLGLIQEGKIESKENVRESKESIRSEASNDGGKEVPDRPESRLSGSKMTESFIGALPTSTPKKKVDDDDDVILQNNSTISRNATESAKPKEEFSDRSPSLTRSDDSPEPKQKPSMSPTVPMKSQSATPEPARPKTPKVEPKLETKTDTPKAVTPTNKTPSKSPLPDAKPPQHTPKKPNDLTSPIGSADVKKTPRKTASAPKSRPKDGDNDSGVDESTQGNDVNGSPGSPNKKIPSKLPMKEKSSNSLKTSLSRSSSKSATAKTPENPPPNEKKKVPMNKVQVGNAPSPNIKAVKSKIGSLDNATYKPGGGKVKIENRKLEFGNVTPKIAAKNEAYTPSGGVKKIVSTKLEWNAKSKIGSLQNTAYKPGGGDKKIETVKLDFKEKAKPKVASTVNITHKPGGGAVKDQYYMSVHEWTEEDRPKSRCLSARAPRTPRTPRALSPRRRFHPTSIDAGNMEEDLVQRNNERNRRTSVARPMSAREPPRSALSRRTSLTQRPAFSIY; the protein is encoded by the exons ATGGACGCTAACCGG gcGCCAACGGAGGCTCGCCCGCTGAGTTCAGGGTTGGCTGGTCAAGAAGCACCAGTTTCAACTCAGCCACAACCGCCAGTTCGTCCACTTAATAGGCAGGACTCTCGGTCAGCCTTTCCACAACAATCTCCGAGACCAGCGGCACCTCTATCACAACCCAGGCCGCAGTTTCAACCTGGAGGACCTGTTACTACAACTCCACAATTTGCACCAAGAGTAGGTGCACCAGTAGCAAGAGGTCCAGCCCCAGCTACAACTGGCCCTCCAGGAGCTCAACAAGTTCGGCCCGCTCCTCCTACAGTTCGACCTTTTGGTCCGCAATCCATTGCACCCCAACAAGGTCCTAGGCCAATTCAGTCACCGACAGGCCAGCCACTGCAACGTGCTCCTCCTCCGAACAACTTGCAGTTCGGCCCGAGGCAGCCACCACTTGTCGGTGCAACTACACCTGACGGAGGTAGACCACAGATTGCTGGACAGCAACCAAACGGTACAATAAGAAACGGTGCACCACCTGCGCCCGGAGTTCAGAGACAACCATCACAAGGCTCTCTGAAGGGTCTTGATATATCTAatacttatcaaacaaaatcaGCCAACCTGGATAACCAAAATATTTCAAGTGAAAACCCAAATGTCCCCAAGGCAGAAAATGGCATTGAAGGGCCTGGGGTGGCAAAAGGCAGGAGCTATAGCATTGCAGCAGCCCCCGGAGCCCCAAGTCCTTTGAAAGCGGAAGATGATCGGCGAAAGTCTGTCAGTGCTATTGGTGGAAGGATAGATGAATTTATTAGTCGCAGTCCAGGACTTGGTTTAATCCAAGAAGGAAAAATAGAAAGCAAAGAAAATGTACGGGAATCGAAGGAGAGCATTCGGTCAGAAGCTTCAAATGATGGAGGGAAAGAAGTTCCTGATCGCCCTGAATCTCGTTTATCTGGATCTAAAATGACAGAATCTTTTATTGGTGCATTACCCACATCAACACCAAAAAAGAAAGTTGATGACGACGACGACGTGATTCTGCAAAATAACTCAACTATTTCACGAAATGCAACTGAAAGTGCAAAACCAAAAGAAGAGTTTTCTGATCGCTCTCCATCTTTAACTCGCAGTGATGATTCTCCTGAACCTAAACAAAAACCATCAATGAGCCCAACTGTCCCTATGAAATCTCAAAGCGCTACCCCGGAACCTGCTCGTCCAAAAACTCCTAAAGTTGAACCAAAGTTAGAAACAAAGACAGATACCCCAAAGGCAGTAACCCCAACAAACAAGACTCCTTCAAAGTCTCCTTTACCAGATGCTAAGCCACCACAACACACACCGAAAAAGCCAAATGATTTAACTTCACCAATCGGTTCTGCAGATGTAAAGAAAACACCTCGTAAAACAGCGTCTGCGCCAAAATCTCGACCCAAAG atgGTGACAACGATAGCGGTGTCGATGAATCTACGCAAGGCAAT GATGTCAATGGATCTCCAGGTTCGCCTAATAAGAAAATCCCAAGCAAGCTCCCCATGAAGGAGAAGTCAAGTAACAGTTTGAAAACTAGCCTGTCACGGTCATCAAGCAAAAGTGCTACTGCTAAAACGCCGGAAAATCCACCACCAAATGAGAAAAAAA AGGTACCGATGAACAAAGTACAAGTTGGCAACGCTCCGTCGCCTAACATTAAAGCAGTAAAATCGAAAATTGGCTCATTAGATAATGCGACGTACAAGCCTGGCGGTGGAAAAGTTAAGATTGAAAACAGGAAATTAGAGTTTGGTAACGTAACGCCTAAAATTGCTGCTAAAAATGAAGCTTACACTCCAAGTGGTGGAGTTAAAAAG ATTGTGTCCACGAAATTAGAATGGAATGCAAAATCGAAGATTGGATCGCTGCAGAACACTGCGTACAAACCAGGTGGCGGTGACAAGAAGATTGAAACTGTCAAATTGGATTTCAAAGAAAAAGCTAAACCAAAAGTTGCTTCGACAGTCAACATCACTCATAAGCCTGGTGGCGGTGCTGTTAAG GATCAATATTACATGTCCGTCCACGAATGGACTGAGGAGGACCGTCCGAAGTCCCGGTGCCTGTCAGCGCGGGCGCCGCGGACTCCTCGCACGCCTCGAGCACTCTCACCGCGACGCAGGTTCCATCCCACATCCATCGACGCAGGAAACATGGAAGAAGACCTCGTCCAACGCAACAACGAGAGGAATCGACGAACTTCTGTAGCCAGGCCCATGAGTGCTCGCGAGCCCCCACGCTCCGCCCTCTCTAGGCGAACCTCCCTCACTCAACGTCCAGCTTTCTCCATATATTGA
- the LOC118269544 gene encoding microtubule-associated protein tau isoform X1 produces MDANRAPTEARPLSSGLAGQEAPVSTQPQPPVRPLNRQDSRSAFPQQSPRPAAPLSQPRPQFQPGGPVTTTPQFAPRVGAPVARGPAPATTGPPGAQQVRPAPPTVRPFGPQSIAPQQGPRPIQSPTGQPLQRAPPPNNLQFGPRQPPLVGATTPDGGRPQIAGQQPNGTIRNGAPPAPGVQRQPSQGSLKGLDISNTYQTKSANLDNQNISSENPNVPKAENGIEGPGVAKGRSYSIAAAPGAPSPLKAEDDRRKSVSAIGGRIDEFISRSPGLGLIQEGKIESKENVRESKESIRSEASNDGGKEVPDRPESRLSGSKMTESFIGALPTSTPKKKVDDDDDVILQNNSTISRNATESAKPKEEFSDRSPSLTRSDDSPEPKQKPSMSPTVPMKSQSATPEPARPKTPKVEPKLETKTDTPKAVTPTNKTPSKSPLPDAKPPQHTPKKPNDLTSPIGSADVKKTPRKTASAPKSRPKDGDNDSGVDESTQGNDVNGSPGSPNKKIPSKLPMKEKSSNSLKTSLSRSSSKSATAKTPENPPPNEKKKVPMNKVQVGNAPSPNIKAVKSKIGSLDNATYKPGGGKVKIENRKLEFGNVTPKIAAKNEAYTPSGGVKKIVSTKLEWNAKSKIGSLQNTAYKPGGGDKKIETVKLDFKEKAKPKVASTVNITHKPGGGAVKSTVAKEGTRADQYYMSVHEWTEEDRPKSRCLSARAPRTPRTPRALSPRRRFHPTSIDAGNMEEDLVQRNNERNRRTSVARPMSAREPPRSALSRRTSLTQRPAFSIY; encoded by the exons ATGGACGCTAACCGG gcGCCAACGGAGGCTCGCCCGCTGAGTTCAGGGTTGGCTGGTCAAGAAGCACCAGTTTCAACTCAGCCACAACCGCCAGTTCGTCCACTTAATAGGCAGGACTCTCGGTCAGCCTTTCCACAACAATCTCCGAGACCAGCGGCACCTCTATCACAACCCAGGCCGCAGTTTCAACCTGGAGGACCTGTTACTACAACTCCACAATTTGCACCAAGAGTAGGTGCACCAGTAGCAAGAGGTCCAGCCCCAGCTACAACTGGCCCTCCAGGAGCTCAACAAGTTCGGCCCGCTCCTCCTACAGTTCGACCTTTTGGTCCGCAATCCATTGCACCCCAACAAGGTCCTAGGCCAATTCAGTCACCGACAGGCCAGCCACTGCAACGTGCTCCTCCTCCGAACAACTTGCAGTTCGGCCCGAGGCAGCCACCACTTGTCGGTGCAACTACACCTGACGGAGGTAGACCACAGATTGCTGGACAGCAACCAAACGGTACAATAAGAAACGGTGCACCACCTGCGCCCGGAGTTCAGAGACAACCATCACAAGGCTCTCTGAAGGGTCTTGATATATCTAatacttatcaaacaaaatcaGCCAACCTGGATAACCAAAATATTTCAAGTGAAAACCCAAATGTCCCCAAGGCAGAAAATGGCATTGAAGGGCCTGGGGTGGCAAAAGGCAGGAGCTATAGCATTGCAGCAGCCCCCGGAGCCCCAAGTCCTTTGAAAGCGGAAGATGATCGGCGAAAGTCTGTCAGTGCTATTGGTGGAAGGATAGATGAATTTATTAGTCGCAGTCCAGGACTTGGTTTAATCCAAGAAGGAAAAATAGAAAGCAAAGAAAATGTACGGGAATCGAAGGAGAGCATTCGGTCAGAAGCTTCAAATGATGGAGGGAAAGAAGTTCCTGATCGCCCTGAATCTCGTTTATCTGGATCTAAAATGACAGAATCTTTTATTGGTGCATTACCCACATCAACACCAAAAAAGAAAGTTGATGACGACGACGACGTGATTCTGCAAAATAACTCAACTATTTCACGAAATGCAACTGAAAGTGCAAAACCAAAAGAAGAGTTTTCTGATCGCTCTCCATCTTTAACTCGCAGTGATGATTCTCCTGAACCTAAACAAAAACCATCAATGAGCCCAACTGTCCCTATGAAATCTCAAAGCGCTACCCCGGAACCTGCTCGTCCAAAAACTCCTAAAGTTGAACCAAAGTTAGAAACAAAGACAGATACCCCAAAGGCAGTAACCCCAACAAACAAGACTCCTTCAAAGTCTCCTTTACCAGATGCTAAGCCACCACAACACACACCGAAAAAGCCAAATGATTTAACTTCACCAATCGGTTCTGCAGATGTAAAGAAAACACCTCGTAAAACAGCGTCTGCGCCAAAATCTCGACCCAAAG atgGTGACAACGATAGCGGTGTCGATGAATCTACGCAAGGCAAT GATGTCAATGGATCTCCAGGTTCGCCTAATAAGAAAATCCCAAGCAAGCTCCCCATGAAGGAGAAGTCAAGTAACAGTTTGAAAACTAGCCTGTCACGGTCATCAAGCAAAAGTGCTACTGCTAAAACGCCGGAAAATCCACCACCAAATGAGAAAAAAA AGGTACCGATGAACAAAGTACAAGTTGGCAACGCTCCGTCGCCTAACATTAAAGCAGTAAAATCGAAAATTGGCTCATTAGATAATGCGACGTACAAGCCTGGCGGTGGAAAAGTTAAGATTGAAAACAGGAAATTAGAGTTTGGTAACGTAACGCCTAAAATTGCTGCTAAAAATGAAGCTTACACTCCAAGTGGTGGAGTTAAAAAG ATTGTGTCCACGAAATTAGAATGGAATGCAAAATCGAAGATTGGATCGCTGCAGAACACTGCGTACAAACCAGGTGGCGGTGACAAGAAGATTGAAACTGTCAAATTGGATTTCAAAGAAAAAGCTAAACCAAAAGTTGCTTCGACAGTCAACATCACTCATAAGCCTGGTGGCGGTGCTGTTAAG TCTACAGTTGCAAAAGAGGGAACGAGAGCT GATCAATATTACATGTCCGTCCACGAATGGACTGAGGAGGACCGTCCGAAGTCCCGGTGCCTGTCAGCGCGGGCGCCGCGGACTCCTCGCACGCCTCGAGCACTCTCACCGCGACGCAGGTTCCATCCCACATCCATCGACGCAGGAAACATGGAAGAAGACCTCGTCCAACGCAACAACGAGAGGAATCGACGAACTTCTGTAGCCAGGCCCATGAGTGCTCGCGAGCCCCCACGCTCCGCCCTCTCTAGGCGAACCTCCCTCACTCAACGTCCAGCTTTCTCCATATATTGA
- the LOC118269544 gene encoding microtubule-associated protein tau isoform X3, whose protein sequence is MDANRAPTEARPLSSGLAGQEAPVSTQPQPPVRPLNRQDSRSAFPQQSPRPAAPLSQPRPQFQPGGPVTTTPQFAPRVGAPVARGPAPATTGPPGAQQVRPAPPTVRPFGPQSIAPQQGPRPIQSPTGQPLQRAPPPNNLQFGPRQPPLVGATTPDGGRPQIAGQQPNGTIRNGAPPAPGVQRQPSQGSLKGLDISNTYQTKSANLDNQNISSENPNVPKAENGIEGPGVAKGRSYSIAAAPGAPSPLKAEDDRRKSVSAIGGRIDEFISRSPGLGLIQEGKIESKENVRESKESIRSEASNDGGKEVPDRPESRLSGSKMTESFIGALPTSTPKKKVDDDDDVILQNNSTISRNATESAKPKEEFSDRSPSLTRSDDSPEPKQKPSMSPTVPMKSQSATPEPARPKTPKVEPKLETKTDTPKAVTPTNKTPSKSPLPDAKPPQHTPKKPNDLTSPIGSADVKKTPRKTASAPKSRPKDGDNDSGVDESTQGNDVNGSPGSPNKKIPSKLPMKEKSSNSLKTSLSRSSSKSATAKTPENPPPNEKKKVPMNKVQVGNAPSPNIKAVKSKIGSLDNATYKPGGGKVKIENRKLEFGNVTPKIAAKNEAYTPSGGVKKIVSTKLEWNAKSKIGSLQNTAYKPGGGDKKIETVKLDFKEKAKPKVASTVNITHKPGGGAVKSTVAKEGTRAIENQKLEFKAQSKVGSMDNVKHKPGGGDIKIFDDKEYIKQMSGQSPVPDSLGHSRQESPVPAASQPPKSDENLNQQQC, encoded by the exons ATGGACGCTAACCGG gcGCCAACGGAGGCTCGCCCGCTGAGTTCAGGGTTGGCTGGTCAAGAAGCACCAGTTTCAACTCAGCCACAACCGCCAGTTCGTCCACTTAATAGGCAGGACTCTCGGTCAGCCTTTCCACAACAATCTCCGAGACCAGCGGCACCTCTATCACAACCCAGGCCGCAGTTTCAACCTGGAGGACCTGTTACTACAACTCCACAATTTGCACCAAGAGTAGGTGCACCAGTAGCAAGAGGTCCAGCCCCAGCTACAACTGGCCCTCCAGGAGCTCAACAAGTTCGGCCCGCTCCTCCTACAGTTCGACCTTTTGGTCCGCAATCCATTGCACCCCAACAAGGTCCTAGGCCAATTCAGTCACCGACAGGCCAGCCACTGCAACGTGCTCCTCCTCCGAACAACTTGCAGTTCGGCCCGAGGCAGCCACCACTTGTCGGTGCAACTACACCTGACGGAGGTAGACCACAGATTGCTGGACAGCAACCAAACGGTACAATAAGAAACGGTGCACCACCTGCGCCCGGAGTTCAGAGACAACCATCACAAGGCTCTCTGAAGGGTCTTGATATATCTAatacttatcaaacaaaatcaGCCAACCTGGATAACCAAAATATTTCAAGTGAAAACCCAAATGTCCCCAAGGCAGAAAATGGCATTGAAGGGCCTGGGGTGGCAAAAGGCAGGAGCTATAGCATTGCAGCAGCCCCCGGAGCCCCAAGTCCTTTGAAAGCGGAAGATGATCGGCGAAAGTCTGTCAGTGCTATTGGTGGAAGGATAGATGAATTTATTAGTCGCAGTCCAGGACTTGGTTTAATCCAAGAAGGAAAAATAGAAAGCAAAGAAAATGTACGGGAATCGAAGGAGAGCATTCGGTCAGAAGCTTCAAATGATGGAGGGAAAGAAGTTCCTGATCGCCCTGAATCTCGTTTATCTGGATCTAAAATGACAGAATCTTTTATTGGTGCATTACCCACATCAACACCAAAAAAGAAAGTTGATGACGACGACGACGTGATTCTGCAAAATAACTCAACTATTTCACGAAATGCAACTGAAAGTGCAAAACCAAAAGAAGAGTTTTCTGATCGCTCTCCATCTTTAACTCGCAGTGATGATTCTCCTGAACCTAAACAAAAACCATCAATGAGCCCAACTGTCCCTATGAAATCTCAAAGCGCTACCCCGGAACCTGCTCGTCCAAAAACTCCTAAAGTTGAACCAAAGTTAGAAACAAAGACAGATACCCCAAAGGCAGTAACCCCAACAAACAAGACTCCTTCAAAGTCTCCTTTACCAGATGCTAAGCCACCACAACACACACCGAAAAAGCCAAATGATTTAACTTCACCAATCGGTTCTGCAGATGTAAAGAAAACACCTCGTAAAACAGCGTCTGCGCCAAAATCTCGACCCAAAG atgGTGACAACGATAGCGGTGTCGATGAATCTACGCAAGGCAAT GATGTCAATGGATCTCCAGGTTCGCCTAATAAGAAAATCCCAAGCAAGCTCCCCATGAAGGAGAAGTCAAGTAACAGTTTGAAAACTAGCCTGTCACGGTCATCAAGCAAAAGTGCTACTGCTAAAACGCCGGAAAATCCACCACCAAATGAGAAAAAAA AGGTACCGATGAACAAAGTACAAGTTGGCAACGCTCCGTCGCCTAACATTAAAGCAGTAAAATCGAAAATTGGCTCATTAGATAATGCGACGTACAAGCCTGGCGGTGGAAAAGTTAAGATTGAAAACAGGAAATTAGAGTTTGGTAACGTAACGCCTAAAATTGCTGCTAAAAATGAAGCTTACACTCCAAGTGGTGGAGTTAAAAAG ATTGTGTCCACGAAATTAGAATGGAATGCAAAATCGAAGATTGGATCGCTGCAGAACACTGCGTACAAACCAGGTGGCGGTGACAAGAAGATTGAAACTGTCAAATTGGATTTCAAAGAAAAAGCTAAACCAAAAGTTGCTTCGACAGTCAACATCACTCATAAGCCTGGTGGCGGTGCTGTTAAG TCTACAGTTGCAAAAGAGGGAACGAGAGCT ATCGAAAATCAAAAATTGGAATTCAAAGCACAAAGTAAAGTGGGCTCCATGGATAACGTAAAGCATAAACCCGGAGGCGGTGACATCAAAATTTTCGATGACAAAGAGTACATCAAGCAGATGTCGGGCCAGTCGCCGGTGCCAGACAGTCTCGGCCATTCTCGACAGGAG AGTCCAGTGCCAGCGGCATCGCAGCCTCCGAAATCCGACGAGAATTTGAATCAACAACAATGTTAA
- the LOC118269544 gene encoding microtubule-associated protein tau isoform X4, with the protein MDANRAPTEARPLSSGLAGQEAPVSTQPQPPVRPLNRQDSRSAFPQQSPRPAAPLSQPRPQFQPGGPVTTTPQFAPRVGAPVARGPAPATTGPPGAQQVRPAPPTVRPFGPQSIAPQQGPRPIQSPTGQPLQRAPPPNNLQFGPRQPPLVGATTPDGGRPQIAGQQPNGTIRNGAPPAPGVQRQPSQGSLKGLDISNTYQTKSANLDNQNISSENPNVPKAENGIEGPGVAKGRSYSIAAAPGAPSPLKAEDDRRKSVSAIGGRIDEFISRSPGLGLIQEGKIESKENVRESKESIRSEASNDGGKEVPDRPESRLSGSKMTESFIGALPTSTPKKKVDDDDDVILQNNSTISRNATESAKPKEEFSDRSPSLTRSDDSPEPKQKPSMSPTVPMKSQSATPEPARPKTPKVEPKLETKTDTPKAVTPTNKTPSKSPLPDAKPPQHTPKKPNDLTSPIGSADVKKTPRKTASAPKSRPKDGDNDSGVDESTQGNDVNGSPGSPNKKIPSKLPMKEKSSNSLKTSLSRSSSKSATAKTPENPPPNEKKKVPMNKVQVGNAPSPNIKAVKSKIGSLDNATYKPGGGKVKIENRKLEFGNVTPKIAAKNEAYTPSGGVKKIVSTKLEWNAKSKIGSLQNTAYKPGGGDKKIETVKLDFKEKAKPKVASTVNITHKPGGGAVKIENQKLEFKAQSKVGSMDNVKHKPGGGDIKIFDDKEYIKQMSGQSPVPDSLGHSRQESPVPAASQPPKSDENLNQQQC; encoded by the exons ATGGACGCTAACCGG gcGCCAACGGAGGCTCGCCCGCTGAGTTCAGGGTTGGCTGGTCAAGAAGCACCAGTTTCAACTCAGCCACAACCGCCAGTTCGTCCACTTAATAGGCAGGACTCTCGGTCAGCCTTTCCACAACAATCTCCGAGACCAGCGGCACCTCTATCACAACCCAGGCCGCAGTTTCAACCTGGAGGACCTGTTACTACAACTCCACAATTTGCACCAAGAGTAGGTGCACCAGTAGCAAGAGGTCCAGCCCCAGCTACAACTGGCCCTCCAGGAGCTCAACAAGTTCGGCCCGCTCCTCCTACAGTTCGACCTTTTGGTCCGCAATCCATTGCACCCCAACAAGGTCCTAGGCCAATTCAGTCACCGACAGGCCAGCCACTGCAACGTGCTCCTCCTCCGAACAACTTGCAGTTCGGCCCGAGGCAGCCACCACTTGTCGGTGCAACTACACCTGACGGAGGTAGACCACAGATTGCTGGACAGCAACCAAACGGTACAATAAGAAACGGTGCACCACCTGCGCCCGGAGTTCAGAGACAACCATCACAAGGCTCTCTGAAGGGTCTTGATATATCTAatacttatcaaacaaaatcaGCCAACCTGGATAACCAAAATATTTCAAGTGAAAACCCAAATGTCCCCAAGGCAGAAAATGGCATTGAAGGGCCTGGGGTGGCAAAAGGCAGGAGCTATAGCATTGCAGCAGCCCCCGGAGCCCCAAGTCCTTTGAAAGCGGAAGATGATCGGCGAAAGTCTGTCAGTGCTATTGGTGGAAGGATAGATGAATTTATTAGTCGCAGTCCAGGACTTGGTTTAATCCAAGAAGGAAAAATAGAAAGCAAAGAAAATGTACGGGAATCGAAGGAGAGCATTCGGTCAGAAGCTTCAAATGATGGAGGGAAAGAAGTTCCTGATCGCCCTGAATCTCGTTTATCTGGATCTAAAATGACAGAATCTTTTATTGGTGCATTACCCACATCAACACCAAAAAAGAAAGTTGATGACGACGACGACGTGATTCTGCAAAATAACTCAACTATTTCACGAAATGCAACTGAAAGTGCAAAACCAAAAGAAGAGTTTTCTGATCGCTCTCCATCTTTAACTCGCAGTGATGATTCTCCTGAACCTAAACAAAAACCATCAATGAGCCCAACTGTCCCTATGAAATCTCAAAGCGCTACCCCGGAACCTGCTCGTCCAAAAACTCCTAAAGTTGAACCAAAGTTAGAAACAAAGACAGATACCCCAAAGGCAGTAACCCCAACAAACAAGACTCCTTCAAAGTCTCCTTTACCAGATGCTAAGCCACCACAACACACACCGAAAAAGCCAAATGATTTAACTTCACCAATCGGTTCTGCAGATGTAAAGAAAACACCTCGTAAAACAGCGTCTGCGCCAAAATCTCGACCCAAAG atgGTGACAACGATAGCGGTGTCGATGAATCTACGCAAGGCAAT GATGTCAATGGATCTCCAGGTTCGCCTAATAAGAAAATCCCAAGCAAGCTCCCCATGAAGGAGAAGTCAAGTAACAGTTTGAAAACTAGCCTGTCACGGTCATCAAGCAAAAGTGCTACTGCTAAAACGCCGGAAAATCCACCACCAAATGAGAAAAAAA AGGTACCGATGAACAAAGTACAAGTTGGCAACGCTCCGTCGCCTAACATTAAAGCAGTAAAATCGAAAATTGGCTCATTAGATAATGCGACGTACAAGCCTGGCGGTGGAAAAGTTAAGATTGAAAACAGGAAATTAGAGTTTGGTAACGTAACGCCTAAAATTGCTGCTAAAAATGAAGCTTACACTCCAAGTGGTGGAGTTAAAAAG ATTGTGTCCACGAAATTAGAATGGAATGCAAAATCGAAGATTGGATCGCTGCAGAACACTGCGTACAAACCAGGTGGCGGTGACAAGAAGATTGAAACTGTCAAATTGGATTTCAAAGAAAAAGCTAAACCAAAAGTTGCTTCGACAGTCAACATCACTCATAAGCCTGGTGGCGGTGCTGTTAAG ATCGAAAATCAAAAATTGGAATTCAAAGCACAAAGTAAAGTGGGCTCCATGGATAACGTAAAGCATAAACCCGGAGGCGGTGACATCAAAATTTTCGATGACAAAGAGTACATCAAGCAGATGTCGGGCCAGTCGCCGGTGCCAGACAGTCTCGGCCATTCTCGACAGGAG AGTCCAGTGCCAGCGGCATCGCAGCCTCCGAAATCCGACGAGAATTTGAATCAACAACAATGTTAA